In Henningerozyma blattae CBS 6284 chromosome 6, complete genome, the following are encoded in one genomic region:
- the PTC4 gene encoding type 2C protein phosphatase PTC4 (similar to Saccharomyces cerevisiae PTC4 (YBR125C); ancestral locus Anc_3.385) produces the protein MGQLLSHPLTEKTIIQDNDPHSRFNVTTGSMQGYRLTQEDSHFVYSSPNTHVTLYDPFHMKYVTYPISIFAVCDGHGGPECSTFIASKHADSSSHNTSAKNSDLPQQIPSLARCIIYSLENHKYGAITNGPSITKSNSNNSTTETNNLSDSNTLQPSSKRQFATIQGLVAQCIKDAFHLQDKAFYRYHSNSQCGSTAIVSVIIDHTHLFVANIGDSRCILSTKNKGIKPLSFDHKPQHIGELLRINDNGGTVSLGRVGGVLALSRAFGDFQFKKNVDLHVKSSKFKNNTSNTAQPIPKLGFRNNQRITPYQEAQVSCEPDILTHEINYNKDEFLVLACDGIWDVYNNKQLIQFIKYHLTIGLKFDSVITKLLDHGISKADANTGVGFDNMTCMIVTLNKKNESINDWYSRIKSRLEKERGIV, from the coding sequence ATGGGTCAACTATTATCCCATCCTTTAACGGAGAAAACGATCATTCAAGATAATGACCCTCATTCAAGATTCAATGTCACTACAGGTTCCATGCAAGGATATCGATTAACTCAAGAAGATTCTCATTTTGTTTATTCCTCTCCAAACACACATGTCACTCTCTATGATCCCTTCCATATGAAATATGTAACATATCCAATATCGATCTTTGCTGTTTGTGATGGTCATGGTGGTCCCGAATGTTCTACTTTCATAGCATCCAAACATGCAGATTCTTCTTCTCATAATACTTCTGCTAAAAATTCAGATTTACCACAACAAATCCCAAGTTTGGCACGTTgtataatttattctttagAAAATCATAAATATGGAGCTATAACTAATGGTCCTTCTATAACCAAATCAAATTCCAACAATTCCACAACAGAAACAAATAACCTCTCAGATTCAAATACATTACAGCCTTCAAGTAAAAGACAATTTGCCACAATTCAAGGTCTAGTGGCTCAATGTATTAAAGATGCTTTCCATTTACAAGATAAAGCATTCTATAGATATCATTCAAATAGTCAATGTGGTTCCACTGCCATTGTCTCCGTAATAATCGATCATACTCATTTATTTGTGGCAAATATTGGTGATTCTAGATGTATTTTATCcactaaaaataaaggtaTCAAACCATTATCATTTGATCACAAACCACAACATATAGGAGAATTATTACgtattaatgataatggtGGTACTGTATCATTAGGAAGAGTAGGTGGTGTCCTAGCATTAAGTAGGGCGTTTGGTGATTtccaatttaaaaaaaatgtagaTCTTCATGTAAAGAgttctaaatttaaaaataatacaagtAATACAGCTCAACCAATTCCAAAATTAGGTTTCCGTAATAATCAAAGAATTACTCCATATCAAGAAGCTCAAGTCTCTTGTGAACCAGATATTCTAACTcatgaaattaattataacaAAGACGAGTTTTTAGTCCTGGCATGTGATGGGATTTGGGATGTTTATAATAACaaacaattaattcaattcataaaatatcatttgaCTATTGGGCTCAAGTTCGATTCCGTTATtactaaattattagatcaTGGTATTTCAAAAGCGGATGCAAATACAGGTGTTGGTTTCGATAATATGACTTGCATGATAGTTACtttaaataagaaaaatgaatcTATTAATGATTGGTATTCAAGAATAAAATCCAGATTAGAAAAAGAACGTGGAATTGTATGA
- the TPS1 gene encoding alpha,alpha-trehalose-phosphate synthase (UDP-forming) TPS1 (similar to Saccharomyces cerevisiae TPS1 (YBR126C); ancestral locus Anc_3.386), translating into MTSSIPTQPSLVSNSLGNIIVVSNRLPVTINKNEKTGKYEYKMSSGGLVTALQGLKKTSTFQWFGWPGLEIPDDEKDQVRQDLLEQFNAVPVFLSDEIADLHYNGFSNSILWPLFHYHPGEINFDENAWLAYNEANRTFAKEILKHTNDNDLVWVHDYHLMLLPQLIRNELEKKHLKNVKLGWFLHTPFPSSEIYRILPVRQEILRGVLSCDLLGFHTYDYARHFLSSVQRVLNVNTLPNGVEYQGRFVNIGAFPIGIDVDNFTQGLKQPQVIERIKQLQKTFNGCKIIVGVDRLDYIKGVPQKLHAMEVFLNEHPEWIGKVVLVQLAVPSRGDVEEYQYLRSVVNELVGRINGQFGTVEFVPIHFMHKSIPFEELISLYAASDICLVSSTRDGMNLVSYEYIACQQEKKGSLILSEFTGAAQSLNGALIVNPWNTDDLSDAINEALTLPEEKKVANWEKLYKYISKYTSGFWGENFVHELYNTSTNHK; encoded by the coding sequence ATGACATCCTCAATTCCTACTCAACCATCACTGGTTTCAAACTCCCTAGGAAACATCATTGTTGTTTCCAATAGGTTACCCGTCACcatcaataaaaatgaaaagactggtaaatatgaatataaaatgtCATCTGGTGGGTTAGTCACTGCTTTACAAGGGCTTAAAAAAACTTCCACTTTCCAATGGTTCGGTTGGCCAGGTCTAGAGATTccagatgatgaaaaagatCAAGTCCGTCAAGATTTGCTAGAACAATTCAATGCAGTTCCAGTGTTTTTATCCGATGAAATTGCTGATCTTCATTATAATGGGTTTTCTAATTCCATTCTTTGGCCACTTTTCCACTATCACCCAGGTGAAATCAATTTCGATGAAAATGCTTGGTTAGCTTATAATGAAGCCAATAGAACTTTTGCtaaagaaattttgaaaCATACAAACGATAACGATTTAGTTTGGGTTCATGATTATCATTTGATGTTATTACCTCAATTGATTAGAaatgaattggaaaaaaaacatttgaaaaatgtcAAATTAGGTTGGTTCTTACATACCCCATTCCCATCTTcagaaatatatagaatCTTACCAGTAAGACAAGAGATCCTTAGAGGTGTTCTAAGTTGTGATTTATTAGGTTTCCACACTTATGATTATGCAAGACATTTCTTATCCTCCGTTCAAAGAGTACTCAATGTAAATACTTTACCTAATGGTGTTGAATATCAAGGCAGATTCGTAAACATAGGTGCTTTCCCAATCGGTATAGATGTAGACAATTTCACACAGGGGTTAAAACAACCTCAAGttattgaaagaattaaacaattacaaaagaCCTTTAATGGTTGTAAAATTATCGTTGGTGTAGATAGATTGGATTATATTAAGGGTGTCCCACAAAAATTGCATGCTATGGaagtatttttaaatgaacaTCCAGAATGGATCGGCAAAGTTGTTCTAGTACAACTGGCTGTCCCATCTAGAGGTGACGTCGAAGAATACCAATATCTAAGATCCGTAGTTAATGAATTGGTAGGTAGAATCAATGGTCAATTTGGAACTGTTGAATTCGTACCAATCCATTTCATGCATAAATCAATACCTTTCGAAGAATTGATCTCACTGTACGCTGCTAGTGATATTTGTTTAGTTTCAAGTACAAGAGATGGTATGAATTTAGTCTCTTACGAATATATCGCTTGTCAACAAGAGAAAAAGGGTTCTCTAATCTTATCTGAATTCACAGGTGCAGCTCAATCCCTAAATGGGGCCTTGATTGTAAATCCTTGGAATACCGATGATTTATCTGATGCAATTAATGAAGCTTTAACTTTACCAGAAGAAAAGAAGGTTGCAAATTGggaaaaattatacaaatACATCTCAAAATATACTTCCGGTTTCTGGGGTGAAAATTTCGTCCATGAGTTATATAACACTTCAACTAATCATAAATGA
- the TBLA0F03150 gene encoding uncharacterized protein (Ty like retrotransposon), which yields MSSPVAVMPAEIKVPHDFTGERKDIIKLHSFLQSLEVQFVVKRVTNDYERICHLAANLYGPALDWFMTFSGNHDVSEMAFDAFKEAFKQAFQGKFDSYDVIQKLSSLTQKDKIEAYVSTFNRYRKLLPPRSLSNDVLINLFIKGLKPNTRKDLRLRTVSSFYEATQLAIRAEHCCYYPGISPLLDDNSTPTVDADGDVIMAISSTPRRVSSRSRYNTTSYHPRNSDDSWREKCRQLCFQNHLCFHCFSSGHVAA from the coding sequence ATGTCTTCTCCTGTTGCTGTCATGCCAGCTGAAATTAAAGTTCCTCATGACTTTACCGGTGAGCGTAAAGATATTATCAAGTTGCATAGTTTTTTGCAATCCCTCGAAGTGCAGTTTGTCGTAAAACGTGTTACGAACGATTATGAACGTATCTGTCATTTGGCTGCTAATTTATATGGTCCGGCCTTAGACTGGTTCATGACCTTCTCTGGCAATCACGATGTGTCCGAAATGGCCTTTGACGCCTTCAAAGAGGCTTTTAAACAAGCCTTCCAAGGTAAGTTTGACTCCTATGATGTTATTCAGAAGCTTTCCTCGTTAACGCAAAAAGACAAGATCGAAGCCTACGTTTCAACCTTTAACCGTTACCGCAAACTCCTACCACCACGTTCCTTGAGTAATGATGTTTTAATCAATCTTTTCATTAAAGGGTTGAAACCAAACACTCGCAAAGACTTACGTTTAAGAACCGTATCCTCGTTTTACGAAGCAACCCAGTTGGCTATTCGTGCAGAACACTGCTGTTACTACCCTGGTATCTCTCcattattagatgataaTTCCACCCCTACGGTCGATGCCGATGGTGATGTCATTATGGCTATTTCCTCTACTCCTCGCCGTGTTTCGTCTCGTTCCCGATACAACACCACATCTTATCATCCTCGTAACTCGGATGATTCCTGGCGTGAAAAGTGTCGTCAATTGTGCTTTCAGAACCACCTCTGTTTCCACTGTTTCTCTAGCGGTCATGTAGCTGCTA